From Rhizobium favelukesii, one genomic window encodes:
- a CDS encoding Gfo/Idh/MocA family protein — protein MCKMRMGVIGAGLWGGNHAHTFNVLPETELVGVCDLDEGRALKMKETYGATRAFIDYHKLILSDQIDAISVATPDFTHTPIILAALKADKHVLSEKPLATTVREAEEIAAAAAKSKGKLMIDFHNRVNPILAQVRDMIQDGQIGLAKHGTARLSNTTFVPFEMLSWAAKSSALWFLGSHLVDVLRFILADEVVRVYSVARSGTLSAGGVDTKDFHVSVLEFSKGTVVTMENSWILSRDNPSLVDFKIEFVGEKGQVQADPTHSGGLRRIVDGGLKYNDYIGITPTGATRIGGFVLESIARFVDSVVRDAPLLADAQDGLANTKILAAIEESVATGKAVNIG, from the coding sequence ATGTGCAAAATGCGAATGGGCGTCATCGGCGCCGGTCTCTGGGGCGGCAATCACGCCCATACCTTTAATGTCTTGCCGGAGACCGAGCTGGTCGGCGTTTGCGACCTCGATGAGGGCAGGGCGCTGAAGATGAAGGAAACCTACGGCGCAACGCGGGCCTTCATCGACTACCACAAGCTGATCTTAAGCGATCAGATCGATGCGATCTCGGTCGCGACACCTGACTTTACCCACACGCCGATCATTCTCGCTGCTCTGAAAGCCGACAAGCACGTATTGAGCGAAAAGCCGCTTGCAACGACAGTGCGTGAAGCCGAGGAAATTGCTGCGGCTGCCGCAAAGTCCAAGGGCAAGCTGATGATTGATTTCCACAACCGTGTGAATCCGATCCTTGCCCAGGTCCGCGACATGATTCAGGACGGTCAGATCGGCCTGGCCAAGCACGGCACCGCGCGTCTTTCGAATACGACATTCGTTCCATTCGAAATGCTGAGCTGGGCTGCAAAATCTTCGGCACTCTGGTTTTTGGGCAGCCATTTGGTCGATGTCCTGCGTTTTATTCTCGCAGACGAGGTCGTGCGTGTTTATTCCGTCGCCCGCTCGGGTACCCTGTCTGCCGGCGGCGTGGATACGAAGGACTTCCATGTGTCGGTGCTTGAATTTTCCAAGGGCACGGTCGTGACCATGGAGAACAGCTGGATCCTGTCGCGTGACAATCCTTCGCTCGTCGATTTCAAGATCGAGTTTGTTGGTGAAAAGGGCCAGGTGCAGGCAGACCCGACCCATAGCGGCGGCCTGCGCCGGATCGTCGATGGCGGACTAAAATACAATGACTATATCGGCATAACACCCACCGGCGCGACGCGTATCGGCGGCTTTGTCCTGGAATCCATTGCTCGCTTTGTCGATAGCGTGGTGCGTGACGCTCCGCTGCTGGCAGATGCACAGGACGGCCTCGCAAACACCAAGATCCTGGCCGCGATCGAGGAATCCGTCGCGACCGGCAAGGCTGTGAACATCGGCTAA
- a CDS encoding carbohydrate ABC transporter permease, with protein sequence MFRRHTSFNTALTYAAGLLFLAIFVGPILWFIALAIRPAETAFIMPPQLTFEPNLDAFRHILVDPGTNAPQLVNSLIVAIGAVLLNLPFSVPAAYALSRFKLRGKKNIMLWYLGLLMAPPVAFLIPYFILITRIGLQGSYFSMILVLQTLTIPFSVWLMKSFIDEVPVELEEAARVDGARWYTIMLRITLPIVRPGIIVTSMFAFVFAWNNAAFPLVLSSRSTATLPIGTLGYFATSGVTWNYIAAAAVLAMIPPMIIFLVFDRYVVRGLTFGSVKG encoded by the coding sequence ATGTTCCGTCGCCACACGAGCTTCAACACGGCACTCACTTACGCCGCCGGCCTCCTCTTCCTGGCAATCTTCGTTGGGCCGATCCTCTGGTTCATCGCTCTTGCGATCCGCCCGGCCGAGACGGCGTTCATCATGCCGCCGCAACTTACCTTCGAGCCCAATCTCGACGCGTTCCGGCATATCCTCGTCGATCCCGGCACCAATGCGCCGCAACTGGTCAACAGCCTTATCGTCGCAATCGGTGCTGTGTTGCTCAATCTGCCCTTTTCGGTTCCCGCTGCCTACGCGTTGTCCCGTTTCAAGCTACGCGGCAAGAAGAACATCATGTTGTGGTATCTCGGCCTGCTGATGGCCCCGCCGGTCGCGTTTCTGATCCCCTATTTCATCCTCATCACGCGCATCGGTCTGCAGGGTTCCTACTTCTCGATGATCCTGGTTCTCCAGACACTGACGATCCCGTTTTCCGTCTGGTTGATGAAGAGCTTCATCGACGAGGTTCCAGTCGAACTGGAGGAAGCTGCCCGGGTCGACGGCGCCCGTTGGTATACGATCATGTTGCGGATCACACTGCCGATCGTTCGTCCCGGCATCATTGTCACCTCGATGTTCGCCTTCGTGTTCGCATGGAACAACGCCGCCTTTCCGCTGGTGCTGAGCTCGCGCTCGACCGCCACCCTTCCGATCGGAACACTTGGATATTTCGCCACGAGCGGAGTGACGTGGAATTACATCGCCGCCGCTGCCGTGCTCGCGATGATACCGCCGATGATCATCTTCCTTGTTTTCGATCGATATGTCGTTCGAGGCCTCACCTTTGGTTCGGTGAAGGGCTGA
- a CDS encoding carbohydrate ABC transporter permease: MHTTIVRSSRALGPARKSFIRRNLPYLLIAPSVVMLLALIAYPLLFALRSSFYFWNLQIGPEPLQFVGFENYVQAFNAFDFRAALANTLILSILGTALEFTFGLAIALILLKALPGMNVVRALLILPTTIAPIVVGFLFRYLYDPGGGLLSWVLQSLWLPVPAEGILGSPSTALAAILFVDIWQWTPFFAIVLYASLLAVPDEILEAARLDRASAWTILMRIKLPLIKRTAIIIVMLRFMQIFNTFDTVLVLTRGGPGTSTRTLGYSLYEQGLVNFNIGLVSAMTWITVLIVNVIVALYVFFAFRNEEW, translated from the coding sequence ATGCACACGACAATTGTTCGCTCTTCGCGAGCCCTCGGGCCTGCCCGGAAGAGCTTTATCCGACGAAACCTACCTTACTTGCTGATTGCGCCTTCGGTGGTAATGCTGCTCGCTCTGATCGCCTACCCCTTGCTGTTTGCTCTGAGATCGAGCTTCTACTTCTGGAACCTGCAAATCGGACCGGAACCGCTCCAATTCGTTGGCTTCGAGAACTATGTGCAGGCCTTCAACGCCTTTGACTTTCGCGCCGCGCTCGCCAACACGCTGATCCTGTCAATCCTTGGCACGGCACTTGAGTTCACATTCGGGCTTGCGATCGCGCTCATCCTGCTCAAGGCCTTGCCTGGCATGAACGTTGTGCGTGCCCTGCTGATCCTGCCCACCACGATCGCGCCCATCGTCGTCGGCTTTTTGTTCCGCTACCTCTATGATCCCGGCGGTGGACTGTTGAGCTGGGTGTTGCAGTCGCTCTGGCTCCCCGTTCCCGCGGAAGGCATTCTCGGCTCGCCGTCGACAGCGCTTGCGGCCATCCTCTTCGTCGACATCTGGCAATGGACGCCGTTCTTTGCAATCGTTCTCTATGCAAGCCTCCTGGCCGTCCCCGACGAGATTTTGGAGGCCGCACGACTGGATCGGGCATCTGCATGGACGATCCTGATGCGGATCAAGCTGCCGCTGATCAAGCGCACGGCGATCATCATCGTCATGTTGCGCTTCATGCAAATCTTCAACACCTTCGACACGGTGCTTGTGCTCACCCGCGGCGGACCGGGCACCTCCACCCGCACCCTCGGATACTCGCTGTACGAACAGGGCCTCGTGAACTTCAACATCGGTCTCGTCAGTGCAATGACCTGGATCACAGTGCTGATCGTCAACGTCATCGTTGCCCTCTACGTGTTCTTCGCGTTCCGAAACGAGGAGTGGTAA